Proteins from one Haliaeetus albicilla chromosome 4, bHalAlb1.1, whole genome shotgun sequence genomic window:
- the LOC138685244 gene encoding uncharacterized protein, with translation MAAVTRSAAHPPHHYPPPPRPVPDAARAGRPAQLPPARPSPALRGNLSAPPHRPGCGREAGSPSPRPARQPFPGDRFPRHPRGAGGGVPQPPGSARSPAPNRLPAAGGPGAAGLPRCPSRSAGEERGGFGSALISLPGHCRFGSWHFFVETSHPPPGIC, from the exons ATGGCGGCGGTTACTCGTTCCgctgcccacccaccccaccactACCCCCCCCCTCCGCGCCCCGTTCCCGACGCTGCCAGGGCCGGTCGCCCCGCTCAgctcccgcccgcccgcccttCTCCCGCTCTGCGAGGGAACCTGAGCGCCCCGCCGCACCGGCCGGGCTGCGGGCGGGAGGCGGGAAGCCCCTCGCCTCGCCCGGCTCGGCAGCCGTTTCCCGGGGACCGCTTCCCCCGCCACCCGCGCGGGGCCGGCGGAGGCGTCCCGCAGCCACCAGGGAGCGCCCGCTCTCCCGCCCCGAACCGGCTGCCCGCagcgggcggccccggggccgccgggcTCCCGCGTTGCCCGTCCCGGTCGGCCGGCGAGGAACGTGGCGGCTTCGGCTCCGCGCTCATCTCCCTGCCG GGTCACTGCAGGTTTGGGAGCTGGCATTTCTTTGTGGAAACATCTCATCCTCCTCCTGGGATCTGCTGA
- the ERRFI1 gene encoding ERBB receptor feedback inhibitor 1, translating into MSTAGVAAQEMRVPLKTGFLHTSQGMGSLKTCWGSHSGFENTFFNVDPIAVAYNLNSSTEQHLPSIGHSSNHASMNDHSFAESCIQVPSQKSSPLPVSPQNEQPISRHEDHLVPGFSKLSLTMSCVSEETSPHMPIKNGPIQFLSASSNDRSSRPLPPLPVSEGLTPDEVDKEVEFLTSSDTDFLLEDYELPPFKSSAPSRRSFRGCGQINYAYFDTPAGPNPEDANPTRSLNGYISSIYPPPQQLHRRLRRSHSGPAGSLNKPVVRLSGHLNRSSPNSDEDKPEIPPRVPIPPRALKPDYRRWSAEVASSAYSDEDRPPKVPPREPLSRSNSRTPSPKSLPSYLNGVMPPTQSFAPDPKYVSSKALQRQNSEGSSNRVPCILPIIENGKKASSTHYYLLPERPPYLDKYEKFFREAEESSSNTEVQSWSGDCTATSAPAKLDSKSRTDIAGHLKRKHLSYVVSP; encoded by the exons ATGTCAACTGCAGGAGTTGCTGCTCAGGAGATGAGAGTCCCATTAAAAACTGGATTCCTTCACACTAGTCAAGGCATGGGGAGTCTGAAAACCTGCTGGGGTAGCCACAGTGGATTTGAAAA tactttcTTTAATGTGGACCCTATAGCAGTGGCATATAATTTGAATTCATCAACAGAGCAACATTTACCATCCATTG GGCACTCTTCCAACCATGCCTCCATGAATGACCACAGCTTTGCTGAAAGTTGTATCCAAGTCCCATCTCAGAAATCCAGTCCGCTTCCTGTAAGCCCCCAAAATGAACAGCCAATTTCAAGACATGAAGACCATCTCGTTCCTGGCTTTAGTAAACTGTCATTAACCATGAGCtgtgtttctgaagaaacaTCTCCTCACATGCCAATAAAAAATGGGCCCATTCAATTTCTGTCTGCATCTTCCAATGACCGTAGCTCCAGGCCACTACCCCCTCTGCCTGTTTCGGAAGGCCTTACTCCAGATGAGGTTGACAAAGAGGTGGAATTCCTGACTAGCTCAGATACTGACTTTTTGTTAGAAGATTATGAACTTCCTCCTTTTAAATCTAGTGCTCCAAGTCGGCGGAGCTTTAGGGGCTGTGGACAAATCAACTATGCATACTTTGATACTCCAGCAGGACCAAACCCAGAAGATGCCAACCCTACACGAAGCCTAAATGGATACATATCCAGTATTTATCCTCCTCCACAGCAGCTGCATCGACGTTTGCGAAGGTCCCATTCCGGGCCAGCTGGATCTCTTAATAAACCAGTAGTAAGACTATCTGGACACTTAAATAGGTCTTCTCCAAACTCTGATGAAGATAAACCAGAGATTCCACCAAGGGTTCCCATACCTCCAAGGGCTCTCAAACCAGATTACAGAAGGTGGTCAGCCGAAGTTGCTTCTAGCGCATACAGCGATGAAGACAGGCCTCCGAAAGTGCCCCCAAGAGAACCTTTGTCACGCAGCAATTCCCGTACACCGAGTCCCAAAAGCCTGCCATCATACCTCAATGGGGTTATGCCCCCCACCCAGAGTTTTGCACCTGATCCAAAGTACGTCAGCAGCAAAGCTCTACAAAGACAAAATAGTGAAGGATCTTCCAACAGGGTCCCTTGCATTCTTCCGATTATTGAAAATGGTAAGAAGGCCAGTTCAACGCACTACTATCTGCTGCCTGAAAGGCCTCCATATTTGGACAAGTATGAGAAATTcttcagagaagcagaagaaagtaGCTCTAACACAGAGGTTCAGTCCTGGTCTGGTGACTGCACAGCCACTTCAGCCCCAGCAAAACTGGACTCAAAATCTAGAACGGACATAGCTGGTCACCTGAAACGAAAACACCTGTCTTACGTGGTTTCCCCATAG